Proteins from a genomic interval of Vanacampus margaritifer isolate UIUO_Vmar chromosome 4, RoL_Vmar_1.0, whole genome shotgun sequence:
- the traf6 gene encoding TNF receptor-associated factor 6, with protein sequence MSCSDSHKGSLEEVSYEGAGGGELSSCALAMLERERESIQSPSESSGGSTILQSTDLVQGYDVEFDPPLERKYECPICLMALRNAIQTPCGHRFCKTCIEKSIRDTGQRCPVDNEMLLEDQLFPDNFAKREILSLTVRCPNAGCTDKMELRHLENHLEQCTFATVPCPQCQQSVRKIYLEEHKTIECRRRPMSCPDCVASFVYEERELHEQQCPFANIKCQYCELDLIRVQMDSHCDTDCPKAPIACTFSTFGCKERMQRHNLAQHMQEFTQMHMRYMAEFVRCLSLNGTTPKSLRALGPSVSSDEQGAASASSGRGSASCGGSCGPCHPSEVMQRIRDMDGRLVKQDHQLRELIILEDTRVGQLAQIQRRVAGLEDTVKELEAQQCHGVFIWRLRGFSAHLRNQEAGLPVVEHSPGFYTGRPGYKLCLRLHLQTPNAPRCSNYISLFVHTMQGAFDGQLSWPFQGNIRLAILDQGPDAQHHMEVMETKPDLQAFKKPTIQRNPKGFGYVTFLHLHQLNQRAFVKDDTLLIRCEVTPRFDMFQREGAPVQPRGPEASRD encoded by the exons ATGTCTTGCTCCGACAGTCACAAGGGGAGTTTAGAGGAGGTCAGTTATGAGGGAGCTGGTGGTGGCGAGCTGTCCAGTTGTGCCTTGGCGATGCTGGAAAGGGAACGAGAATCCATACAAAGCCCCTCCGAGAGCTCTGGCGGCTCTACTATTCTGCAATCTACAGACCTTGTGCAGGGCTACGATGTGGAATTTGACCCACCACTTGAGAGAAAATACGAGTGTCCTATTTGTCTCATGGCTCTCAGGAATGCCATTCAAACACCATGCGGGCACCGGTTCTGCAAAACCTGCATTGAGAAGTCAATTCG GGATACAGGACAGAGGTGCCCAGTGGACAATGAAATGCTGTTAGAAGACCAGCTGTTTCCTGATAACTTTGCCAAAAGGGAGATTCTTTCCCTCACTGTCCGCTGTCCAAATGCTGGCTGTACTGACAAAATGGAGCTTCGACATTTAGAG AATCATTTGGAACAATGCACTTTTGCAACCGTGCCCTGCCCGCAGTGCCAACAGTCCGTGAGAAAAATCTACTTGGAGGAACACAAAACCATAGAGTGCCGAAGGCGACCCATGTCCTGCCCAGACTGCGTTGCAAGCTTTGTATACGAGGAGAGGGAG CTTCATGAGCAGCAATGTCCTTTTGCGAACATCAAGTGCCAGTACTGTGAGCTGGATCTCATCAGAGTCCAG ATGGACTCTCATTGTGATACAGATTGCCCGAAAGCCCCTATTGCCTGTACCTTTAGCACTTTTGGATGTAAGGAAAGG ATGCAGCGACATAACCTGGCTCAGCATATGCAGGAGTTCACACAAATGCACATGCGCTACATGGCAGAGTTTGTGCGCTGCCTTAGCCTTAACGGCACCACACCAAAGTCACTTCGGGCTCTTGGACCTTCGGTTTCATCTGATGAGCAAGGGGCAGCGTCCGCATCATCTGGTCGGGGAAGCGCAAGCTGTGGCGGCAGCTGTGGCCCGTGCCAccctagtgaagtcatgcagaGGATCCGGGATATGGACGGACGATTAGTAAAACAGGATCACCAGCTCCGTGAGCTTATCATCTTAGAGGATACCCGG GTAGGTCAGCTTGCTCAGATCCAGAGAAGAGTAGCTGGGCTGGAGGACACGGTGAAGGAGCTGGAGGCACAACAATGCCACGGCGTCTTCATCTGGCGTCTCAGAGGCTTCTCGGCCCACCTCCGGAACCAAGAAGCAGGCCTGCCGGTGGTCGAGCACAGCCCGGGCTTCTACACGGGTCGACCGGGCTACAAACTGTGCCTGCGCTTACACCTGCAGACCCCCAACGCCCCTCGCTGTTCCAACTACATATCCCTTTTTGTCCACACCATGCAAGGGGCTTTTGATGGACAGCTGAGCTGGCCTTTCCAGGGCAATATCCGTCTGGCCATTCTAGACCAGGGCCCTGACGCTCAACATCATATGGAGGTGATGGAGACGAAGCCGGACCTTCAAGCCTTCAAGAAACCCACCATTCAGCGTAACCCCAAAGGCTTTGGTTACGTGACTTTCCTGCACCTGCATCAGCTGAATCAGCGAGCTTTTGTCAAGGATGACACGCTCCTCATCCGCTGCGAGGTAACTCCACGTTTTGACATGTTCCAACGTGAGGGAGCTCCAGTGCAGCCAAGAGGTCCTGAAGCGTCACGTGACTAA
- the ttc17 gene encoding tetratricopeptide repeat protein 17 isoform X1: protein MADIEKISLDSFPCRVSCSRKTFFQGKLFILFCMLVVDSGGATTHWVVTEDGKIQQQVDSPLNLKHPHDVVIFMRQESRVNYLKKLEKLLVAQKIHIEENEDRDTGLEQRHYKEDADCIMAKVPLGDLDLYDGTYISLESKDIRPEDYVDLLSALPPDLEKPDCARVFELPYSIHAFQHLRGVQERANLTSPLLSKEDPIYSSLSPKLGHSIDVVGHRIHQALLRNTSSWVLYNMASFYWRMKNEPQWAMDCVVRALHFSPRHHKDIALVNMANILHRAHFSADAAVLAHAALDLPSDLFTSHYTLGNIYAMLGEYNHSVLCYEQALQAQPGFELALRRKHAVLCQQKLEQRLEAQHRSLQRTLNELKEYQKQHDHYLRQQEALDKHKLLQEEQILHNIIHETQMAKEAQLGNHQICLLGLHQLKLNCAFDLPVRYQRGDLFENVDLVYFGEEVTVASSVALVSEHSSNQSTHSPQLHPSVSGGQDPVAALWSDRHDDTQDVQKLLWPQRTDCVSEYPSVPPAHLLPTYHLLSETISHSKVATLLYGSRSPPQKVALPECGSPSQVHSPPLPASLDWLLEDKMLPDPFAIQILQFRSGGWTLEQIGSRIAEIMKLDKLSSWQVHNEASLFWRAQGNGSRALQCLRQVWLKIPPSHRHLPLTNAANLLLHYGLTTHSQTLVEQALAYNTTEPHALLSLVNLQLAQGNVTGALALFRHTLMTAVSSSTSFSAFAACEQCRTSIPLLRCLQFYPFLYNLSNQQPCLQGSACGAEDELAIPLEEWGGGEEKQDTSSVSAIEDSLLFEKVILDTNGSGEAAGKQQAARSSSGTPPSLADGGVEGEEEWQLKEDLMGAFEGALDVSGKRGDLRGIRVLKNDRVMGPRGGGGPCFGNCEDDDSSEWITFQVKRVRKAKVDGTENGAIADDSQGGEPVSEGHSVLEISGPTIPSAGPPGRWRDYTSLGWPGPEECQRTRRVDLTTAASTWLAVSAKNIDITEHIDFATPLQEPAVEPLCNANLAASMHTLDHLAGMANRAAIHYTGESQLSEVLQNLGKEEFSPQSFEQVGTRIAKVLEKNQTSWVLSSMAALYWRVKGQGKRAIDCLRQALNYAPYHMKDVPLISLANIFQNARLWEDALTVARMAVEITPHFVVNHFTLANVYIAMEEFENAMRWYESTLKLQPEFAPAKDRLRTIQCYLLTKRERRQP from the exons ATGGCGGACATCGAGAAAATCAGTCTTGACTCCTTTCCCTGTCGAGTCAGCTGTTCGCGAAAAACGTTTTTTCAGGGGAAGCTTTTCATTCTCTTCTGCATGCTCGTAGTGGACTCCGGGGGAGCTACAACCCATTGGGTTGTCACAGAGGACGGAAAAATACAACAGCAA GTTGATTCACCTTTAAATCTCAAGCATCCGCATGATGTGGTGATCTTCATGAGACAAGAGTCTCGTGTGAACTACCTCAAGAAACTGGAG AAGCTGCTAGTGGCACAGAAAATTCACATTGAGGAAAATGAGGACAGGGACACTGGGCTAGAACAGCGACACTACAAAGAGGATGCAGACTGCATTATGGCCAAAGTACCTCTTGGTGACCTTGACCTGTATGATGGCACTTACATCTCCTTAGAGAGCAAAGATATTCG CCCTGAAGACTATGTGGATTTACTCTCGGCTCTGCCTCCTGATCTAGAAAAACCAGACTGTGCAAGAGTGTTCGAACTACCTTATAGTATCCATGCTTTCCAGCATCTCAGG GGTGTACAAGAGAGGGCAAACCTCACATCCCCACTACTTTCCAAGGAAGACCCAATTTATAGTTCTTTGTCCCCTAAACTGGGTCACAGTATAGACGTGGTGGGCCATCGCATCCATCAAGCATTACTGAGG AATACATCATCATGGGTGCTGTACAACATGGCTTCATTCTATTGGCGTATGAAGAACGAGCCTCAATGGGCAATGGATTGTGTGGTGCGCGCCCTGCACTTTTCCCCTAG GCATCACAAGGATATAGCCCTGGTTAATATGGCCAACATCCTGCACCGCGCCCATTTCTCAGCAGATGCTGCTGTTCTCGCCCACGCTGCCTTGGACCTGCCCTCGGACCTGTTTACCAGCCACTACACTTTGGGAAACATTTATGCT ATGCTCGGGGAATACAACCACTCAGTGTTGTGTTATGAGCAGGCATTACAGGCCCAGCCAGGCTTTGAGTTGGCCTTAAGGAGGAAGCATGCCGTGCTCTGCCAGCAAAAGCTTGAGCAGCGCCTAGAAGCCCAGCACAG GTCACTGCAGCGAACCTTGAATGAGCTCAAGGAATATCAAAAGCAGCATGACCACTACCTTCGCCAGCAGGAGGCGCTAGATAAACACAAGCTGCTGCAGGAAGAGCAGATCCTGCACAACATTATCCATGAGACCCAAATGGCCAAAGAAGCCCAACTTG GGAACCATCAAATTTGCCTCCTGGGTCTACACCAGCTCAAGCTCAATTGCGCATTCGATCTGCCTGTGCGCTATCAGCGTGGTGACctgtttgaaaatgttgatttgGTCTAT TTTGGCGAAGAGGTAACAGTAGCATCCAGTGTGGCACTTGTGTCAGAGCACAGTTCAAATCAGTCAACACACAGCCCTCAGCTCCATCCTTCCGTGTCAGGTGGCCAGGATCCTGTTGCCGCCCTCTGGAGCGATCGTCATGATGACACACAG GATGTACAGAAGTTGTTGTGGCCTCAGCGGACAGACTGCGTTAGTGAATACCCAAGTGTCCCACCTGCTCACCTGTTGCCGACATACCACCTTTTGTCTGAAACCATCAGTCACAG CAAAGTGGCAACTCTTCTCTATGGGAGTCGTAGTCCTCCTCAAAAAGTGGCGCTGCCAGAGTGTGGTTCTCCTTCCCAAGTACATTCTCCTCCCTTGCCGGCTTCACTGGACTGGCTTCTGGAAGACAAGATGCTGCCAGATCCGTTTGCCATCCAG ATATTGCAGTTCCGGAGTGGTGGCTGGACATTGGAACAAATTGGATCCAGGATTGCCGAAATAATGAAATTA GACAAATTATCCAGCTGGCAGGTCCACAATGAAGCATCTCTATTCTGGCGGGCCCAAGGTAATGGCAGTCGTGCCCTTCAGTGCCTGCGCCAAGTGTGGCTCAAAATCCCGCCCTCTCACCGCCATTTGCCCCTCACAAATGCTGCTAATTTGCTGCTACATTATGGATTGACCACCCACTCACAAACATTGGTGGAGCAAGCACTTGCTTACAATACAACTGAG CCTCACGCACTCCTCAGCCTGGTGAACTTGCAGTTGGCCCAAGGCAATGTGACAGGAGCGCTGGCCTTGTTTCGCCACACACTGATGACAGCCGTTTCCTCCTCCACTTCCTTCTCAGCCTTTGCTGCCTGTGAACAGTGTCGCACCAGCATACCTCTTCTGCGTTGCCTGCAATTCTATCCATTCCTTTACAACCTTTCTAACCAACAACCCTGTTTAC AGGGTTCTGCTTGCGGTGCTGAGGATGAACTTGCCATACCGCTGGAAGAGTGGGGTGGCGGTGAAGAAAAACAGGATACGTCTTCCGTTTCGGCCATAGAGGACTCTTTGCTTTTTGAAA AAGTCATCTTGGACACAAACGGTTCTGGTGAGGCAGCGGGAAAACAGCAAGCTGCTCGCTCCTCTTCAGGGACGCCTCCCTCACTCGCAGACGGAGGGGTCGAAGGTGAGGAGGAGTGGCAGCTGAAGGAAGACCTAATGGGAGCTTTCGAGGGGGCTTTAGATGTCAGTGGCAAACGAGGTGACTTGCGGGGAATCCGGGTGCTGAAGAATGACCGTGTGATGGGGCCCCGTGGTGGAGGAGGGCCCTGCTTTGGAAACTGTGAGGACGACGACAGTTCAGAATGG ATCACCTTTCAAGTGAAGAGAGTAAGAAAGGCAAAGGTGGATGGGACTGAGAATGGGGCCATCGCTGATGATAGCCAGGGTGGGGAGCCCGTGTCTGAAGGCCATTCTGTTCTGGAGATTAGCGGACCAACTATCCCCTCAGCAGGTCCTCCAG GCCGCTGGAGGGACTATACAAGTCTTGGCTGGCCAGGGCCAGAGGAGTGTCAGCGCACCCGAAGGGTGGACCTCACCACTGCAGCAAGCACATGGCTAGCCGTGTCGGCCAAGAACATCGA CATCACAGAGCACATAGATTTTGCTACCCCACTCCAGGAGCCAGCTGTGGAGCCTTTATGCAATGCGAACCTTGCTGCCAGCATGCACACCCTCGACCACCTGGCAGGCATGGCTAATCGAGCTGCCATCCACTACACAGGAGAGAGCCAACTCAGTGAG GTCCTACAAAACCTTGGCAAAGAGGAATTCTCTCCCCAGTCTTTTGAGCAGGTGGGGACTCGAATTGCTAAAGTATTAGAGAAG AACCAAACATCATGGGTATTATCCAGTATGGCTGCACTTTATTGGAGGGTGAAAGGTCAAGGCAAGAGGGCAATTGACTGCTTGCGACAGGCCCTCAACTATGCCCCCTATCATATGAAG GATGTTCCACTTATCAGCCTGGCTAACATC
- the ttc17 gene encoding tetratricopeptide repeat protein 17 isoform X2, with amino-acid sequence MAKVPLGDLDLYDGTYISLESKDIRPEDYVDLLSALPPDLEKPDCARVFELPYSIHAFQHLRGVQERANLTSPLLSKEDPIYSSLSPKLGHSIDVVGHRIHQALLRNTSSWVLYNMASFYWRMKNEPQWAMDCVVRALHFSPRHHKDIALVNMANILHRAHFSADAAVLAHAALDLPSDLFTSHYTLGNIYAMLGEYNHSVLCYEQALQAQPGFELALRRKHAVLCQQKLEQRLEAQHRSLQRTLNELKEYQKQHDHYLRQQEALDKHKLLQEEQILHNIIHETQMAKEAQLGNHQICLLGLHQLKLNCAFDLPVRYQRGDLFENVDLVYFGEEVTVASSVALVSEHSSNQSTHSPQLHPSVSGGQDPVAALWSDRHDDTQDVQKLLWPQRTDCVSEYPSVPPAHLLPTYHLLSETISHSKVATLLYGSRSPPQKVALPECGSPSQVHSPPLPASLDWLLEDKMLPDPFAIQILQFRSGGWTLEQIGSRIAEIMKLDKLSSWQVHNEASLFWRAQGNGSRALQCLRQVWLKIPPSHRHLPLTNAANLLLHYGLTTHSQTLVEQALAYNTTEPHALLSLVNLQLAQGNVTGALALFRHTLMTAVSSSTSFSAFAACEQCRTSIPLLRCLQFYPFLYNLSNQQPCLQGSACGAEDELAIPLEEWGGGEEKQDTSSVSAIEDSLLFEKVILDTNGSGEAAGKQQAARSSSGTPPSLADGGVEGEEEWQLKEDLMGAFEGALDVSGKRGDLRGIRVLKNDRVMGPRGGGGPCFGNCEDDDSSEWITFQVKRVRKAKVDGTENGAIADDSQGGEPVSEGHSVLEISGPTIPSAGPPGRWRDYTSLGWPGPEECQRTRRVDLTTAASTWLAVSAKNIDITEHIDFATPLQEPAVEPLCNANLAASMHTLDHLAGMANRAAIHYTGESQLSEVLQNLGKEEFSPQSFEQVGTRIAKVLEKNQTSWVLSSMAALYWRVKGQGKRAIDCLRQALNYAPYHMKDVPLISLANIFQNARLWEDALTVARMAVEITPHFVVNHFTLANVYIAMEEFENAMRWYESTLKLQPEFAPAKDRLRTIQCYLLTKRERRQP; translated from the exons ATGGCCAAAGTACCTCTTGGTGACCTTGACCTGTATGATGGCACTTACATCTCCTTAGAGAGCAAAGATATTCG CCCTGAAGACTATGTGGATTTACTCTCGGCTCTGCCTCCTGATCTAGAAAAACCAGACTGTGCAAGAGTGTTCGAACTACCTTATAGTATCCATGCTTTCCAGCATCTCAGG GGTGTACAAGAGAGGGCAAACCTCACATCCCCACTACTTTCCAAGGAAGACCCAATTTATAGTTCTTTGTCCCCTAAACTGGGTCACAGTATAGACGTGGTGGGCCATCGCATCCATCAAGCATTACTGAGG AATACATCATCATGGGTGCTGTACAACATGGCTTCATTCTATTGGCGTATGAAGAACGAGCCTCAATGGGCAATGGATTGTGTGGTGCGCGCCCTGCACTTTTCCCCTAG GCATCACAAGGATATAGCCCTGGTTAATATGGCCAACATCCTGCACCGCGCCCATTTCTCAGCAGATGCTGCTGTTCTCGCCCACGCTGCCTTGGACCTGCCCTCGGACCTGTTTACCAGCCACTACACTTTGGGAAACATTTATGCT ATGCTCGGGGAATACAACCACTCAGTGTTGTGTTATGAGCAGGCATTACAGGCCCAGCCAGGCTTTGAGTTGGCCTTAAGGAGGAAGCATGCCGTGCTCTGCCAGCAAAAGCTTGAGCAGCGCCTAGAAGCCCAGCACAG GTCACTGCAGCGAACCTTGAATGAGCTCAAGGAATATCAAAAGCAGCATGACCACTACCTTCGCCAGCAGGAGGCGCTAGATAAACACAAGCTGCTGCAGGAAGAGCAGATCCTGCACAACATTATCCATGAGACCCAAATGGCCAAAGAAGCCCAACTTG GGAACCATCAAATTTGCCTCCTGGGTCTACACCAGCTCAAGCTCAATTGCGCATTCGATCTGCCTGTGCGCTATCAGCGTGGTGACctgtttgaaaatgttgatttgGTCTAT TTTGGCGAAGAGGTAACAGTAGCATCCAGTGTGGCACTTGTGTCAGAGCACAGTTCAAATCAGTCAACACACAGCCCTCAGCTCCATCCTTCCGTGTCAGGTGGCCAGGATCCTGTTGCCGCCCTCTGGAGCGATCGTCATGATGACACACAG GATGTACAGAAGTTGTTGTGGCCTCAGCGGACAGACTGCGTTAGTGAATACCCAAGTGTCCCACCTGCTCACCTGTTGCCGACATACCACCTTTTGTCTGAAACCATCAGTCACAG CAAAGTGGCAACTCTTCTCTATGGGAGTCGTAGTCCTCCTCAAAAAGTGGCGCTGCCAGAGTGTGGTTCTCCTTCCCAAGTACATTCTCCTCCCTTGCCGGCTTCACTGGACTGGCTTCTGGAAGACAAGATGCTGCCAGATCCGTTTGCCATCCAG ATATTGCAGTTCCGGAGTGGTGGCTGGACATTGGAACAAATTGGATCCAGGATTGCCGAAATAATGAAATTA GACAAATTATCCAGCTGGCAGGTCCACAATGAAGCATCTCTATTCTGGCGGGCCCAAGGTAATGGCAGTCGTGCCCTTCAGTGCCTGCGCCAAGTGTGGCTCAAAATCCCGCCCTCTCACCGCCATTTGCCCCTCACAAATGCTGCTAATTTGCTGCTACATTATGGATTGACCACCCACTCACAAACATTGGTGGAGCAAGCACTTGCTTACAATACAACTGAG CCTCACGCACTCCTCAGCCTGGTGAACTTGCAGTTGGCCCAAGGCAATGTGACAGGAGCGCTGGCCTTGTTTCGCCACACACTGATGACAGCCGTTTCCTCCTCCACTTCCTTCTCAGCCTTTGCTGCCTGTGAACAGTGTCGCACCAGCATACCTCTTCTGCGTTGCCTGCAATTCTATCCATTCCTTTACAACCTTTCTAACCAACAACCCTGTTTAC AGGGTTCTGCTTGCGGTGCTGAGGATGAACTTGCCATACCGCTGGAAGAGTGGGGTGGCGGTGAAGAAAAACAGGATACGTCTTCCGTTTCGGCCATAGAGGACTCTTTGCTTTTTGAAA AAGTCATCTTGGACACAAACGGTTCTGGTGAGGCAGCGGGAAAACAGCAAGCTGCTCGCTCCTCTTCAGGGACGCCTCCCTCACTCGCAGACGGAGGGGTCGAAGGTGAGGAGGAGTGGCAGCTGAAGGAAGACCTAATGGGAGCTTTCGAGGGGGCTTTAGATGTCAGTGGCAAACGAGGTGACTTGCGGGGAATCCGGGTGCTGAAGAATGACCGTGTGATGGGGCCCCGTGGTGGAGGAGGGCCCTGCTTTGGAAACTGTGAGGACGACGACAGTTCAGAATGG ATCACCTTTCAAGTGAAGAGAGTAAGAAAGGCAAAGGTGGATGGGACTGAGAATGGGGCCATCGCTGATGATAGCCAGGGTGGGGAGCCCGTGTCTGAAGGCCATTCTGTTCTGGAGATTAGCGGACCAACTATCCCCTCAGCAGGTCCTCCAG GCCGCTGGAGGGACTATACAAGTCTTGGCTGGCCAGGGCCAGAGGAGTGTCAGCGCACCCGAAGGGTGGACCTCACCACTGCAGCAAGCACATGGCTAGCCGTGTCGGCCAAGAACATCGA CATCACAGAGCACATAGATTTTGCTACCCCACTCCAGGAGCCAGCTGTGGAGCCTTTATGCAATGCGAACCTTGCTGCCAGCATGCACACCCTCGACCACCTGGCAGGCATGGCTAATCGAGCTGCCATCCACTACACAGGAGAGAGCCAACTCAGTGAG GTCCTACAAAACCTTGGCAAAGAGGAATTCTCTCCCCAGTCTTTTGAGCAGGTGGGGACTCGAATTGCTAAAGTATTAGAGAAG AACCAAACATCATGGGTATTATCCAGTATGGCTGCACTTTATTGGAGGGTGAAAGGTCAAGGCAAGAGGGCAATTGACTGCTTGCGACAGGCCCTCAACTATGCCCCCTATCATATGAAG GATGTTCCACTTATCAGCCTGGCTAACATC